A window of the Microbacterium sp. LWH13-1.2 genome harbors these coding sequences:
- a CDS encoding tyramine oxidase subunit B, translating into MPLPHVDFLYLSEADMIAAGVTDMHQCVDTMEEMFALFAAGDYRMTGESNDSHGAMMTFPEVSPFPNMPVPTEDRRFMAMPAYLGGDFQTTGVKWYGSNIANREKGLPRSILMFTLNDTDTGAPLAFMSANLLSAYRTGAVPGVGARHFARKDSRVAGIAGPGVMARTVLLAFMDACPLIDTLKIKGRGAESLARFQEWVREEFPTITTIEVVDSIEDVVRGSHLVSFCTTGTGAGGSENYPTIQREWITPGAFFAMPSLCNTDDSLLDSDITKVVDAYGLYETWYEEFPKPSFEHIPMVGQKWMDLVKAGELSRDALVDIGDVVSGKRPGRQSDDEIVIMSVGGMPVEDVAWGTKVYRNALERGIGQKLNLWTEPALA; encoded by the coding sequence ATGCCCCTGCCCCACGTGGATTTCCTCTACCTCTCCGAAGCCGACATGATCGCGGCCGGAGTGACCGACATGCACCAGTGCGTCGACACCATGGAGGAGATGTTCGCGCTGTTCGCCGCGGGCGACTACCGCATGACCGGTGAGAGCAACGATTCGCACGGCGCGATGATGACTTTCCCCGAGGTGTCGCCGTTCCCGAACATGCCGGTGCCCACGGAGGACCGACGGTTCATGGCGATGCCGGCCTACCTCGGCGGAGACTTCCAGACGACCGGCGTCAAGTGGTACGGATCCAACATCGCCAACCGCGAGAAGGGTCTGCCGCGGTCGATCCTCATGTTCACGCTCAACGACACCGACACCGGGGCGCCGCTCGCGTTCATGTCGGCGAACCTGCTGTCGGCATACCGGACCGGCGCCGTGCCGGGGGTCGGTGCGCGGCACTTCGCCCGCAAGGACTCGCGCGTCGCGGGGATCGCCGGGCCCGGCGTCATGGCACGCACGGTGCTCCTGGCCTTCATGGACGCGTGCCCGCTGATCGACACGCTGAAGATCAAGGGGCGAGGGGCGGAGAGCCTCGCGCGCTTCCAGGAGTGGGTGCGCGAGGAGTTCCCGACGATCACCACGATCGAGGTCGTCGACTCGATCGAGGACGTCGTCCGGGGGAGCCACCTGGTGAGCTTCTGCACCACGGGCACCGGTGCCGGCGGGTCGGAGAACTACCCCACGATCCAGCGGGAGTGGATCACGCCAGGGGCGTTCTTCGCGATGCCGTCCCTGTGCAACACCGACGACTCTTTGCTGGACAGCGACATCACGAAGGTCGTCGATGCGTACGGGTTGTACGAGACCTGGTACGAGGAGTTTCCGAAGCCGTCGTTCGAGCACATTCCGATGGTCGGGCAGAAGTGGATGGATCTCGTGAAGGCCGGGGAGCTCTCCCGTGACGCGCTCGTCGACATCGGCGACGTCGTCTCCGGAAAGCGGCCCGGTCGGCAGAGCGACGACGAGATCGTCATCATGTCGGTCGGCGGGATGCCGGTGGAGGACGTCGCGTGGGGGACGAAGGTGTACCGCAACGCCCTGGAGCGCGGCATCGGCCAGAAGCTGAACCTGTGGACCGAGCCGGCTCTCGCATGA